A single window of Deltaproteobacteria bacterium DNA harbors:
- a CDS encoding CoA transferase subunit A, translating to MKSGPDVLRVTARGEAPLLQPPDLEAFRAHNRAKDKRLVPKLTTGSQAIDKFVRNGQYLGFELYGSVRCPMTLTRDLIRSGKRGFSIAGQGVHEADLLLAAGLVERIDFTYIGMEVYGVSDIVRRACEPGGTVRDIVEWSNGALTWRFKAASMGVPFLPTYSMLGTDTFRHSAAVAVECPFTHKPVALLPALILDVGFIHVARADEFGNCQIDGVSGFAFEMARACKRLIVSAEEIVSTDRIRDQPDRTIIPYYLVDAVVHAPFGSWPGEMAGYYERDEEHYRAFIETSHSKEATDAYLREWVTGLSGHAELMEKVGTARLEKLRVKGGRR from the coding sequence ATGAAATCCGGACCGGACGTTCTTCGCGTCACGGCCAGGGGCGAAGCGCCCCTCTTGCAGCCGCCTGACCTCGAAGCATTTCGCGCGCACAACCGAGCCAAGGACAAGCGGCTCGTTCCCAAGCTCACGACCGGCTCACAGGCCATCGACAAATTCGTGCGCAACGGCCAGTACCTCGGCTTCGAGCTATATGGATCGGTGCGTTGCCCGATGACGCTCACGCGCGACCTGATTCGCTCCGGCAAACGCGGTTTCTCGATTGCGGGTCAGGGCGTGCACGAGGCCGACCTCCTGCTCGCGGCCGGGCTCGTCGAGCGCATCGACTTCACGTACATCGGCATGGAGGTCTACGGAGTCTCCGACATCGTGCGCCGCGCCTGCGAGCCCGGCGGAACCGTGCGCGACATCGTCGAGTGGAGCAACGGCGCGCTCACGTGGCGATTCAAGGCCGCGTCGATGGGTGTGCCGTTCTTGCCCACTTACTCCATGCTCGGCACCGACACCTTCCGCCATTCGGCCGCGGTGGCCGTCGAGTGCCCCTTCACGCACAAGCCCGTCGCGTTGCTTCCCGCGCTGATCCTCGACGTCGGCTTCATCCATGTCGCGCGCGCCGACGAGTTCGGCAACTGCCAGATCGACGGCGTCTCGGGCTTCGCGTTCGAGATGGCCCGCGCGTGCAAGCGCCTGATCGTTTCCGCGGAGGAGATCGTCTCCACCGATCGGATCCGCGACCAGCCCGACCGCACGATCATCCCCTATTACCTCGTCGATGCGGTCGTGCATGCGCCGTTCGGCTCATGGCCCGGGGAAATGGCCGGGTATTACGAGCGCGACGAGGAGCACTACCGCGCGTTCATCGAGACGTCGCACTCGAAGGAGGCGACCGACGCTTACCTGCGCGAGTGGGTGACCGGACTGTCGGGGCACGCGGAACTCATGGAAAAAGTCGGAACCGCGCGCCTGGAAAAACTCCGCGTGAAAGGGGGACGACGATGA
- a CDS encoding 3-oxoacid CoA-transferase, producing MSAPYSPSELLICLASRLMEDGATAFIGTGIPMLAASLAQRRHAPNLIPVFEFGGTGAQIDKLPLAVGDMRTFHRAIAASGICDIMETAQRGFIEYGFLGGAQIDAFGNLNTTHIGPRENFKVRLPGSGGGNDVGSLCWRTIAIMRHDKRRFVPRIDFLTTPGYLTGPGAREAAGLPSGTGPHRVVTNLCVMDYPEATRRMRVIALNPGVTIDEVRANTGFELDVADTLPANDGPGEDELRILREVVDPDGLYR from the coding sequence ATGAGTGCGCCCTACTCGCCCTCCGAGTTGCTGATCTGCCTCGCATCGCGCCTGATGGAAGACGGCGCGACGGCCTTTATCGGCACCGGCATTCCCATGCTCGCGGCGTCGCTCGCGCAGCGCCGACACGCACCCAACCTGATTCCGGTCTTCGAGTTCGGCGGAACCGGGGCGCAGATCGACAAGCTGCCGCTCGCCGTCGGCGACATGCGCACCTTTCACCGCGCCATCGCCGCGTCGGGGATCTGCGACATCATGGAGACCGCGCAGCGCGGCTTCATCGAATACGGATTCCTCGGCGGCGCGCAGATCGACGCTTTCGGGAACCTCAACACCACGCACATCGGTCCGCGCGAAAACTTCAAGGTGCGCCTGCCGGGCTCGGGCGGCGGCAACGACGTGGGTTCGCTGTGCTGGCGTACGATCGCGATCATGCGCCACGACAAACGGCGCTTCGTGCCGCGCATCGATTTTCTGACGACGCCCGGGTACCTGACGGGTCCCGGCGCGCGCGAGGCGGCGGGGCTGCCGTCGGGCACGGGGCCGCACCGCGTGGTGACGAATCTGTGCGTGATGGATTATCCCGAGGCAACGCGGCGCATGCGCGTGATCGCCCTCAACCCGGGCGTGACAATCGACGAGGTTCGCGCAAACACGGGCTTCGAACTCGACGTCGCCGACACGCTCCCGGCGAACGACGGGCCCGGCGAGGACGAGCTTCGAATCCTGCGCGAGGTCGTCGATCCTGATGGGCTGTATCGCTAA